In Kwoniella dendrophila CBS 6074 chromosome 7, complete sequence, the following proteins share a genomic window:
- a CDS encoding prefoldin, alpha subunit, translating into MANISNTSTFLPVDQAQKDQRQQMFSAHLQNQLLPELEGIRQALGKVEFDISEYEDLQNKLDQLAKLDKNESIESLIELGAGVWVESRIFDTQNITLDLGFDIHMDMTLGEAKEYVEKKMTVLKKKRDNLSQKEEFLVWEVGQFHGALSQEQDKPILQV; encoded by the exons ATGGCCAATATCTCAAATACTTCCACATTTTTGCCGGTAGATCAAGCGCAAAAGGATCAACGACAACAGATGTTTTCAGCCCATTTACAAAATCAGCTATTACCTGAACTTGAAGGTATTAGACAAGCATTAGGTAAAGTAGAATTCGATATTTCAGAATA TGAAGACCTTCAGAATaaacttgatcaacttgCGAAATTGgataaaaatgaaagtaTAGAAAGtttaattgaattaggtgCTGGTGTTTGGGTTGAGAGTAGAAT ATTTGATACGCAAAATATCACTCTTGATTTGGGATTCGATATACATATGGACATGACATTAggagaagctaaagaatatgtcgagaagaagatgacagTGCTAAAAAA gAAAAGAGATAATCTTAgtcaaaaagaagaattcttAGTTTGGGAAGTTggtcaa TTTCACGGCGCCCTTAGTCAAGAGCAAGATAAACCGATATTGCAAGTATAG